ACATGACCACGGCGTAATAATTGTCGCCTTTCTTTTGAACAGACATAAAATACACCTCCTATTATTGATTTTATAATAAAACACAGCTTGTCCAATTGGATGGGCTGTGTTTTTTTAGTATTTGCATAAATTTTTGTTCATACTCTAGCAGGAAAGTTACTTGCTTTTTTTAAGTGCGTTGGAAAACGGATTCGTTAGGGGAATAAGTGCAGGGGGAATAGGAGGAACGGCTCTTTTTTCTTGCATTTCCATATCCCATGGTTTAAGTAGTTTTTGTTGAAAATATGTTGTTTCTGCGCCGCAATTTACACAGTAGCGGGCATTACCGTCGGCAATCGTTTCGCAGCATTGAAATTCTTCGTATCCATTTTCATAATAAACCGTTTTGCCCGCACATTTATTAACTAAATTAGTACCACAAATTTTGCAAATATTAAAATTAGAATCTATTTCTTCATTTTCACAGTGAGGACATTTTTTTGCTTTGCCATTTTGATCTAGATCCCATTTATCGTAAATCATTCTACTGCGTCTCCCCCAATTTATTTGTTTACTTCCACAAACAGGACAATATTTAGCCCCGGGAATAATAAAATAATGATTACAATTTTTACAACTTTTCTGGTAAATAAAATCGTAGAACTGATATAAAACTTGTCTTTCTAAATTAGTAATAAAGTCTCGTTTCGTTGCCATTTCAATTATTTTGGCAGCTTTATATTTTGAAGCTTCGGTAGAAAGTGCACATTTTTCGTGAATAGTTTCTGGCTGCTTCCATCCCGCGCGCAAGAGTACCATTTCCGGAGCTAATACCTTAGATGCAAAATGGTTAGCTTCTTTATCTAAAACTTCTAGATCCTCATTATTAAGTCCACCTCTACATAATTTTGTTTGTTCAAAATCAATAAAATGATGTAGAAAGATATGTCCCAATTCATGCATTAAAGTAAATCGGATACGATCTGATGATGAAATTTGATCATTATAGGTGATTTTATATTTGCCTGTTAATTCATCATAAACGGAATAACCATCTATTGATCCGCAAGCTTCACAAATATCTTGGACACTACATTCAAGTTTGTTGGCATGAAAACTATATGTTCTAATAGAACATCCGAATCGCTTGATGATTTCAATAGGAGAAACAGGGAGTGCTGAGATTTTATACTTAAGAAGAAAAGCTAGAGCCTTTTTACTTGCTAGGTTATATCTCGGGATATCTGGAATTATCATTAGTCTTCTTCAAGCATTGATTTAATGAGCTTTTTCAGTAAGGCTTCTTTAGTTGGGTCTTTGCTGAAACTTTTTCTAGCTAGGGCTCTAACGGCGGGATCATCAAAAACTGAAATTTGTTCATCTTTGATAACTAAATTTGTAGTTTCATTGGGAAAAACTTTTGTGAAGGTAGGCTCTGGCGTTTTTTCAGGATCGTAACCGGCAATTTCCAAAATCTCATTACGAGTAATAAGGGGATTAATTGGATTATTAGCCACAATTTTTTCAAGTGTTTCTAATGGTGGGAGATTTGGATAATTGTTTGTAAAAAGATTAAACATTTCATCTTCACTTACACCGGAATCTTCTGCAAATTGTTTAACGCTTCGTGAACCTTTAATAAAAACTAATGTTCCAAAAAGTCGACTTTTATCATAACCCAAAATTAGATAATCTGTAGATACTTTAAAAAATTCGGCTACTTTTTGGAGCTTGTCGGCAGATGGAGAGTTTTTATCCCAGTTATATATTGAGCCATTACCGAATCCTAATTCCTTCTCTAATTTAGGAACTGAAGTACTATTCTTTTTGCAAAGTAATTGAATATTTGCCAATATGCTCATTTAGATATCTCCTTTAATTTTAAAAAAATAACCGAATTTATACTAATAAAGTATTGACTACCCGAAAATTTACGGTTATACTTACATTAACAACCCGAAAATATACAAATCAAGGCAACAAAAAACCAGAGGGTAATAAAAACCCTTTAAAAAAATCGTTCCCCAACGACTTATATTTTTTTATTGTCTCTAATGACCATATTAGTATATTTTCAGTTGCTTGTCAATGTTTTAACTGTAATTATTTTCTAAAGAAAGGAGGTTTTATTTTATGCTTTTAGTTAAAAGAATTCAAAATCTATGCCAAAACAAAAATATGTCTTTACCAAAATTAGAACGAGAATTGAAATTTGGTAAAGGGTCTATTTATAACTGGGATACAAACTCGCCTTCAATTAATAAAGTTATAAAAGTTGCTCAATATTTTGGCGTAACCGTAGATTATCTAGTTATAGAAGATGATGTATTAGATGACGAGAGTGCCCATAGTAGTGTACGAGATTCAGCGTAACCAATTTTAAGGGTGTGAATAAATTGAAGAATACATATCAAATGATGCCAGATTTATCACCAGAAGACTACGCCGAACTTAAAGCTGATATTGACAAGCGAGGCGTACAGGTAGCCATAGAGTATGACGAAAAAGGCAATGTACTTGATGGGCACCATCGATTAAAAATTTGCAATGAATTAGGTATTACCGATTGGCCTAAGGTTGTCAGGGTGGGAATGACAGAAACGCAAAAACGTGAACATGCCCGCAAGTTAAACATGGCTCGCAGACAATTAAATCGGGAACAGCGGCAAGAATTAATCCGCCAGCAATTAAGGGATACACCGGAGAAGAGTGACAGGCATATAGCGTCCACGCTAGGTGTAGATCATAAAACGGTAGGTTCTATAAGGAATAACCTGGAATCTGTCGGGGAAATTCCCCAACAGGAAACAGTTATTACCAGTGATGGCAAAGAACGCCCCCGTCAAGTTCAACGTCAAGAACCTCCATTTCCAACTACCGAAGAAATCTTAAATACTCCTTTAACTTCACTTATACCAAAAGAGGAACCTGTTTTGAAATCGGTGCCGCTGCCGATAGCCGAACCGCCTGAGGAAATATCAAACAACATTTTTCCCACTTCATGGAACGAGCGAAATATTGATACAAAAATTTGTGAATTGTTAGGTACTACACCAAATGACTTAAAAAAAGCTGAATTTATCCGTAATTCGTGTAGCCCCAAAATTGTACAAGCCGTTGAAAACGGGAAATTAACCCTTGATGAAGCTTTAGAAACACTAAATAATTCTACAGAAGATAATATTATAAATACTCAACGCCAGGAACTCAAGCCTGCGTTTATTCAGAAAATCAAACCTGCCCCAGACCCGGAAGATAAAGAAATAGACCGACAGCATTATATATCTATGCAGATTCAAAAAATGATTTTTGTTCCGGCAGGCTATGAAAGTAGCAATATTGACGAAGCCGTCAGGATTTACCTTGAATGGACTCCCGGGGAATCAGCCGATGACAGCATTGAACGACTACATAGAGGGATTAAAACCTTACAAGATCTAGTTTCTGCATTTGAGCGTACCAAAAAATTAAAGGTGGTGAAATGATTGAGAATTGATCGTAAAGCAAAAGAATATGCAACTAATTTGGTTAGAGAAAATCCTTCAATAAAACAAGATGAAATAATTGAACGAGTTGTGCGTCAAGTTTTTCCTAGACCGGACTTGAAAGAATTGGAAACACAATGGGAAAAGAGAATGGCTGGGCAGGTTGTCTCTTGGTGTAAAGACGCAAGAAATATTCGTGTTGCATATGCCGCTAAAAATGAATTTGGAGAAACAGTTTATGAAAATACCGAGTTATCAAAAAACATAGAGAGATTGAATAATATCGGTAATGTTTT
This portion of the Pelorhabdus rhamnosifermentans genome encodes:
- a CDS encoding helix-turn-helix domain-containing protein; translated protein: MLLVKRIQNLCQNKNMSLPKLERELKFGKGSIYNWDTNSPSINKVIKVAQYFGVTVDYLVIEDDVLDDESAHSSVRDSA
- a CDS encoding helix-turn-helix domain-containing protein; amino-acid sequence: MSILANIQLLCKKNSTSVPKLEKELGFGNGSIYNWDKNSPSADKLQKVAEFFKVSTDYLILGYDKSRLFGTLVFIKGSRSVKQFAEDSGVSEDEMFNLFTNNYPNLPPLETLEKIVANNPINPLITRNEILEIAGYDPEKTPEPTFTKVFPNETTNLVIKDEQISVFDDPAVRALARKSFSKDPTKEALLKKLIKSMLEED
- a CDS encoding ParB N-terminal domain-containing protein, with translation MKNTYQMMPDLSPEDYAELKADIDKRGVQVAIEYDEKGNVLDGHHRLKICNELGITDWPKVVRVGMTETQKREHARKLNMARRQLNREQRQELIRQQLRDTPEKSDRHIASTLGVDHKTVGSIRNNLESVGEIPQQETVITSDGKERPRQVQRQEPPFPTTEEILNTPLTSLIPKEEPVLKSVPLPIAEPPEEISNNIFPTSWNERNIDTKICELLGTTPNDLKKAEFIRNSCSPKIVQAVENGKLTLDEALETLNNSTEDNIINTQRQELKPAFIQKIKPAPDPEDKEIDRQHYISMQIQKMIFVPAGYESSNIDEAVRIYLEWTPGESADDSIERLHRGIKTLQDLVSAFERTKKLKVVK
- a CDS encoding ImmA/IrrE family metallo-endopeptidase, with product MIIPDIPRYNLASKKALAFLLKYKISALPVSPIEIIKRFGCSIRTYSFHANKLECSVQDICEACGSIDGYSVYDELTGKYKITYNDQISSSDRIRFTLMHELGHIFLHHFIDFEQTKLCRGGLNNEDLEVLDKEANHFASKVLAPEMVLLRAGWKQPETIHEKCALSTEASKYKAAKIIEMATKRDFITNLERQVLYQFYDFIYQKSCKNCNHYFIIPGAKYCPVCGSKQINWGRRSRMIYDKWDLDQNGKAKKCPHCENEEIDSNFNICKICGTNLVNKCAGKTVYYENGYEEFQCCETIADGNARYCVNCGAETTYFQQKLLKPWDMEMQEKRAVPPIPPALIPLTNPFSNALKKSK